A segment of the Meriones unguiculatus strain TT.TT164.6M chromosome 10, Bangor_MerUng_6.1, whole genome shotgun sequence genome:
CGACTGGGCAGGGCAAGATGGTAAAGTGGGAGCCTAAGGTGTGGAGAGGATATCTTAGCTTTGGCCCCCAGTACTGAGAGGTCACAGGGAACTAGCTTCAGGCATGAGTAGAGGGCAGTTAGGTCAGAAGAAAGTTCATGCGTAGTGGTGACAGTCCTCTCTAAGGTGTTTGTGAGGCTTTGAGCCATCTAGCCCATGATAGGAACACCCCACGTTATTTTTGTGCAGTGCACTTGCTTGTTGGCTATGAATGCAATACCTGGTCAGACTGTaagattaaaaatatttcctcatCCAGGAGTAAGTgatacaggcctttaatcccagcactctggaggcagaagcaggtggatttctaagtttgaggtcagcctggcttacagagcaagtgccaggacagccaaggatacacagagaaaccttgtcttgaaaaaccaatcaAATAAaaagtgatggtggtggtgaaaCATACTGACCTCTATGTTTCAGAGAAATTGGAACAGATGCGAGATGAGGAGCGGAAGGAGGAGACGTTCACCCCAGTGCCCAGTCCGCACTACATGGAGATCACCAAACTCTTGCTGAATCAGTGAGTCAGCACATGGGACAGTGCATCCCTCTGTGGACTCGGGTTCTCGTCCTCCTTTGCTACCCATTTCCAGCTGGCCCAGCCCCCGGGGGTTCTCATATAGGTGACCTGGAGGAGGTGTCTCCGTGCAGGGTGCCGAGGCCATCTCTGCTCTCTTCTGtgccttctctcccctccttggACTCTTACACTTCAGGCCAATCACTTGTCACTGGGTCTCAGTGTGGCCGCTGGCAATCCAGCAGCAGCCTTTTCTGGAAGTGCACTGCTTTGTTTAATCCAACTTTGCCTGCACGTATCTAGATCTGGGTTCCCTGTGTCTATCACAGGAGTAGCCTTGGGCCTCATGTAGGTGCTGgctctttaaactttttttttttaagatttattatttatacagtattccgCCTGCATGTATCCTTGCATGcccgaagagggcaccagatctcattatagatggttgtgagccactatgtggttggtgggaattgaactcaagacctttggaagaacagccagtgctcttaaccgctgagccatctctccagcccccatttggGTTTTTTaggtctctttctcccttctccacccggttccttccaacaccccaataccaggtaggagagaaaggaggttagtggggagaagggggtggttttccttagctacttcctgctggtcagggtcattgagttccttgggcAGATCccatctttgtttcaggatatctccaacttcttgtcatgCTGCATCAACAGCTACTGGGAGCAGCAGGGGGcaagcaccagcagccttcttccttggTTACCCTCaatactctctgggctctgacctTTATTCCTTCTCAGAGTCTCAGAtttaaaccatctgcagctggcaaaaagccCCTCTCAGCCTGcgtgaggcaaatagtttgctgctgtggactatctgaatcagtcccacatcccacacctgggctcaaaacaaaaacatgtttacgtcTACTACAGTGTCACGTGGGTCTTGGTCCTGCGCTGTAGAGATAAATGTGCATGGCAAGCCCTGAATCTGTGCATCCACATCTGTCCCAGTTCTGTCTTCTGGTGCACTCTTCATGCCAGGCTGCCTGGTGCTGTCCTGTCGGCAGCCCTTAGCCTTCCTAGCGTCAAGTCAGGGTGCTCCTAGCTGTCACAACTGGCAGGTGCTTCTGCCCCCCTCTTTTTCAGCTCTCGTTTGCTCAGAGTCTGTAGGTTTACGGTCCTAGTGGTCTGTCTACTGCacaacaggtttgtttgtttgatatggGGTCTATATCAAACCTATATATTGCTATATTGCCTACCCTGGTTGTGAACTCCGGGCTTTAGCAGTCCTCCTGCCCCCGTTCTTCTGGCCTCCTAGTGTCTGCAAAGCTCTGCTCCGGCATTTGCCACAGTGCAGTTTTGTAGACTTCCATCTGGCTGTGCCATCATGCACCTATACCAGAGGGACGATCCCTACACAGGCCTCACGCAGGTTTGTCGAGCAGAAGCAGGAGGTGCTCAGACCTAACTTACCGAGGAGCGTCCAGCTGAACACTCCACCTTTCTGCTGGCTCAGGAGCAGAACTGGCTCAAAGCCAGAACTGTGCTGTCTCCTCGGAGCAGCTGGGCAGCAGTAGGGAGCTGTGTCACTGCTCCTTCCAGAGATGAACCCAAGAGAGATGGAAAGCTGTAGGTCACCAATTCCTTCTCCCAGCAATACACTTAGTGCTCTAAGCATGGTTGTGTGGGTCTGAGTTCCCATTTGGGTAGGGAACAATGTGACCCTCTGAACTGGTCGTTAAACTGCTGCATGAGGCCTggtgaggccagagaaggcattTAAGGGCTTGAGCAGAGTGGCAGAATGTCTGAAGAAGCagggagagggcagcagaggaggaggagctaTAAGGTTCTGTGACTGTGCGCTTGAGGGGTGAGAATTGATGTGGGCACACAATGGGCCATGGAGGCATGGATTCTGTGGTGATGGGGAGGGGAGGCCTAGGGAGCTGGTGTCCTCAGGGATCTGAGAGAGACGAGGGCAGGGGGGTGCTGGGAAAGGAGAGGATTTCTATGCATGACTGAGAACCAGGCTGGTGCTACTGGTAGAGAGGACActctttttcttgattttctggGTATTATGCATAGAACCATATTGTTATCCAGGGGTGCTAGCTCTGAGTCAAGTTTGGGGagaaggcagatggatctctgagttccagtttCGTCTACTttaggagttccaggccacccagggctatacagtgagatcctgtcttttaAACAGCAAAAACGAAGTGAAACCTTACTGTGATATTTGGCTGAGAAACCCAGTTAAACATtttttagccaggtggtggtggcacagactttaatcccagcacttgggggcaaaGGTAGGGgaatcttgagtttgaggccagcctggcctacagtgtgagttctaggataatgagaggtacacagagaaaccctgtctagaaaaatgaatggatggatgatgaaaaaaatttaaaaaccttccTTTTGAGGGCACATGCATCGACATGACAtgcatatagaggtcagaggacaactttcaggagtggGTTCTCTCCTCTCATGGGGTCCCAGACACTGGATTGAGGTTGTCAGAGTTAGCCACAAACACCTTCACATGCTGAGTCATCTTGGTGGTCCAGGGACCcagttttcctttgttctgtagttCACTTGATGAGGATCCGGAGTTCTCTGTTCTTGATTCTTCTGTTCAGAGCATGAGCTCTACACGCTGTGTTCACAGCTCAGTTCACGGCACACATTCTAGCACCTGCCTGCCACTCCTGGGCTGCCTGCCACGGGAGGCTCTAGCCCAGCCCAGGGTACCTAGTGATGGATGCATGAGTCTGCCTGTCTTGTGTGACCCTCTCCCTTTAAAGGGTGGCTTCAAGTACGTCATGAAGGAAAGTTGTTGCACACCGTTGACCTTAAACTTTGTAGCCACGGCTGCTTTGACTGCCCTCTGCTTTGTGGTTTTGAAACCTGTGCTCCCCAGTGGCAGTCCCGGCTCTCAGCCCTTGTGAGACCAAAAGTACCAACTTAAAGGGCTCAGCACAGAGCTTGTCCTCTTCTTGGTGGTGATGCGTCGTAAGCCTATGTCAACGGTAAAAACCAGAGATCTGCTGTCCTGAGCCAGCCTCAGTACCAACTTGAATAGTTGCACAGCTCAGGATATTGTCCCCTGAAGGGAGTGTCCCACCTGCCCGACTTCCCAGTACTCTTGGAGTTAcacatgtatgtgcttgtgtctgtgagggtgtgtgcacatgtaggtGCAGCGCCCAAGGAGACAAAAAGTGGGTATTGGAtctgctggagtcacaggtgattGTTAGCCACCCCTGTAGGTTTCTGGGAACTGATCGGGTGCTTTGCAAGACTTACTGCTGAGCTGCCTCTAGCCTCTCAatgtgtttttgttattattattattattattattttcgagacagtttctctgagtagtcctagactcgatttgtagactaggctggccttgaactcagagatcctcagagatccacctgcctctgcttccccaagtgcttgTCCAGGTAGTCTCCTGTCTCAGcatcccaggtgctgggattatactcaccactcctggcttttaGTATTTCACTGTCAGATTGGTCATTCTGTGTAGCCGTTGGCCATGGACAGTGAGCATTAATGAAAACACCTGAGTGCTAAGCCTACCTGCCGACATCCTAATCCTCATGAAAGAACAGAGCCCAGCACTCAAGTCTGTGAAAGGCTTATTTATTAagccttttctttcccctttgtcTATGTATcccagccttgaacttctgattctcttggCTTTAGCCTTCTGAGTACTAGGGTTACAGTCATGTGCTACCATACGTGTCTCAAGCtttgtttttaaaggtttatgtgcatgtatggatGTGGCTGTGTTTGCCACACTTGGTCAGAGGTCCATAGAGGCGAGAATGCATCAAATATCCTTGGTATAAGcaattgtgaactgcctgatgGATGCCGACAGTGGCAGCAAGCACTAACTGCTGAGTTGTTTGTCCTGCCCCTACGCTGCGGTTTTGAAGCAGCCACTTCTGCCTTGCTGTGTAAGCTTACCGAGTGCCTCTATCTATTTTTGCCTCTGTCTATTCAGTGCTTCTGACAACATTCCCAAAGCAGACACCATCCGGACACTGATCAAAGATCTATGGGACACACGCATGGCCAAGCTTCGAGTGTCTGCTGACAGCTTTGTGCGGCAGCAGGAGGCACATGCCAAGGTAGGCATGGCTCTCTTGTCCCCACCTGGTGCCAGCGGGCACTGCCAGCCAGTGTGAATGTTTCCAGGGAGTTGTCAGGGCATCCTGCCTGCTCAACCATGTAAACAGAGATTTGAAACTGCTTTGAGTGGTAGTAGCTCATGGGGCCTTGGGGAATGGCTCCTGTTAGAGAGCTCGCCTAGAGTCCGCAGGTACTGGGCTTCATCTTCAGCACCCAGGAACAAACAACTCACTGTCTGTTCAGTGAGGTTTAGTTTTTTCTTAAGGTCAAAACTTCTCTGCTCGCTTACATTTTGTTTCAGCTGGATAACTTGACCTTGATGGAGATCAACACCAGTGGGGCCTTCCTCACCCAGGCCCTCAATCACATGTACAAACTCCGCACAAACCTGCAGCCCTCTGAGAGCACTCAGTCTCAGGACTTCTAGCCAGAGGCCTGTGCTGTGCAGACATCTGCTGGCATCCCAAGTTCTGGATATGACAGGCACTCAGCTCTGGAAGTTTGTGATGGTGGAAAGAGGGTATGGAACACTAGAGAAAGCGGTGAGTTTGCTACTCATCTTTGTGAGAACTCAGCCATACTGGAAGCTCAGCTTTAATCAAGTAGAACCCACCAGCTTTTCTCTTCGGAAAGAAAACGAGACTTCAGCCTATATTTCTCTTAACAACCATGGAGTCTTCTGCATGTTACGCACAGTGAGTGTCTGGGCCTGTTGAGCTCAGCTCAGTGTCTTCAAGCTGTATGCACCTGAGGCTTGGGACTGGTGCTAATATAAAAAGATTTTCTCTTAAAATGATttaggaagattttatttttgggATGTTGTCAGAAATTACAGCAATATATTCATAAATACCTAATTACTACATTCAACAAATAATATTACAATACAGTTAATTCAAACAAGTACACTTAGAATGGGTTTAATTTCACAGCATCTAAACTGCCCCCAGAGTGACCGAGGCACCTGTCCTTCCCCCTGCCTGGTCTGGGTCCACTGCCCCAGCAGTGAGGCAGAGGGTACACACAAGTACAAAACCAGTGAGATGCCTCCTCACGTGAAGGCAGCCTCTAGGGTTGAAGTTAAGCACTGGATCAGCCAGTGGGGACAGGCTACAGCAAGTAGTGAAGTCAAAGCTGCGTACTTTGAGAGAGAACAGACTGCTGCTAAGTGGCTAATGCACACCTCAGAGGTGCTGAGCCTGCTGTGCGGGCCATCTCCATGCTGGGTCCTGGGCATCTGAGGGCAGGGGTGGGAGGCATCTACTTTGCGATTCAGCTTAAAGGGTTGAGAGTTGGCAGTGCTGTGAGCATGGCTGTAGCTCCCCACTGTCAGGGCAAGGCTCCTTGTAATACTCTGGATCCCCTAATGGTACAGTCTGGTGTGATGGTGCTAGTTGGGGCTTTAAGATTGCCATGTACTGAAGAGTGGACCGTCCTCTCTGTCACTTGTCCGGATGATGGCAGGTCTTATCAGTTGGACTCTAATTATATGaaacaaatgtttttttaaagagctgCTCAAACATGGAGCCATGGGACCAAACACCAGGACAAGCCTGAATTCCCAGCCAGGACAGATTGCAGCCATCACTTGGAGGTGGAGTGGGAAGACATGGTCAAGGACCAGGATTCTCATTTACATGCCAATTTTAAAGTCCATACTAGAGCAGATTTGCAGCGGGGAAAAGTTGGAAAGATGCGGTAGGGGGTGGATACTGTGTTTTCAGCCTCATCTGTCCGTGGGATGGGAAAGCCACAAGTGTAGTCTGAGTGGCATACTCACCTGCCACTTTACTGGCTTTATACCTGGTTCTGATTGTCACTTTACTTATGAGCACGGGGATGTTCAGATCCCCACAGGCAGAGATGCTAGACGTGGAGCTCCAGGGCAGGCAAGGGCATTTGGAAGGGACATAGGCATCGCTGGGTCAGTGGATCAGCTTGTGCCCCAAGGCTGACCTGGGACGGTTTCACTTGCTTTGGGTCACATACTCAGCCAGGGGAATGCCTGTGCAATGAGGGAAGGGATTATGTGTCTTTCATAAGTCATGGGGCCTTTCCCCAAAGCCATTACCAAGCAGATTAGCAAAAGCTTCCAGTCATCAGTGTGGAGTTAGCCTAGGAGAGGAGCACCAAGGCCTGAGCGCAAGCAGCGTTTAATCAGGAAGTTAAGTAATGCTCTGTCCCAGGGCATGCAGCCTCTGTTCACCTGTGACCGTCACCAGAGGCTCCAGCAGTGGCTCGAGCTCTGTCCTGGGCTGAGGAAGGTGCTTCGCTGACTGCTGACAATACTGGTGGCATTCTCTTGTCTGGGTTTGGTAACAACTAGAAGATTCttggcaagcaggcaaagaaaattgggtgtgtgagtgtgtgttgggAGGATGGGGGCAGGGGAGAATGAGACTGCCAGCAAGGTGCTCTGTACAGCCATCGAGTATGGTGGCCACAGGGCCAAGGGTAGGCTTGGTCCCCCCCACCCACTCTGATGGACGACAGCCACAAGCTCTGGCAGGAAGAGGCTCTCTTTCAAGTTGGTCAGCCTGGGCTGAGTTGGAACTGGGAAAGGAGATCCCTCCGGGCTGAGCTTTCTGCCACAGCTGTTGCCTGTCCCAGGAGCTCAGCTCCTCTAGCTCAGGCTCCTGCTGCACATGGGGACTCATGGCCCGGACTGCAGACCAGCCCCAGGCACCCCTCAGCCCTGCCGTGTGAGATGCTGCACGGGGGAGCCCTTCTACCTTCTAAAACTTGAGCATTTTGTGTCCTGACCAGCAGCAGTACAAACACTAAAAGcaagggtttgttgttgttttttttcttttttctttttaaccaggaaaacaaaacaaaacaaaaaaaaaacgaaaatgaaaaaacaaaggaaacccccaaacaggaaaaacaaacaaaattccccaaaccacatattaaaaatggcagGCTTTTTATAACAataattaaagtaataaaaacatacaaaacttttgttttcttttttaatatatacacAGTACAAGGCTGAAGCACCTTTGACTTTTCTCTCAAAATGTACGTTTGTATGAAAACGCCACACACGGTGGTAGCAATCCAGTGGGTGGGCCATCTGCAGACAGTTCCATGCATCTTCCCCAAGGAAGACAAGGTACCTTCGGTGTGGGTTTGCCTCTTCCTAAGCGCTGTTCCAGGGAGAAGCCTTGACTAGCTTGTGTCCTCCTAGGACTGGTGGCTTTGATGATGGCGCAAGAAGGTGACTGGACTGATTGTGAGCCCTTTGCTTATACACCCAGACTTCTCAGCGTGTTAGTCTCCTGGGAGGAAGAGGTTAACCCCCGGAGCAAGCTGGGCTCTCGTGGCACAGCAACACCAGAAACAACCAGCTGGCTCTCAGCCACGTGCACGGTGGGTATCAGTGTCGGAGAACAAGAATGGCGTGGGGAAGAAGGGACAAAGCCGCCATCGGAAAGAGAAACTGAGTGTCTTAGCTGAGACAGGTGACTCGGTTACATTGGCGTCAAGGCGACAATCCTctctggagcctggaatcctTCGCTTCATGCATGGCACGTTCTCAATTTGTAAGCTTCAAACCTCCCagtgaaaaatattaaatattcaagGTAATAAAATAGATAATATTTCTATACTATAGGTTCAGCCTAGTGCAAGGGAAACCGTCACCTTGGATATCCCTTAAAGTAGCCCCTCGGCCAGTGCATGGTGGGCAGGGCAAGGCACTTCCGTAGGTGGTCCAGCTCCGCCTGGAGCCTCTCCCGTTCTGAGACCATCTTCTGTTTCTGACTCCGAAGCTCCTGGGGAGAAGATGCACGTCAGAACCATCTGTACACACCAGAGTGAGTGGCCTCTGGTGACTGCTAGAACATTTCCCCAGCAACATGTGCGCCTTAAGATCCAGTGGGTACGGCTACCTCAGCTCAAACTCTGAATCCCAGGTTTGACCGGCCCTGCACCTGTCCTCCTGGGGAAAGGCTTGGAAGGAACACCTCATGGCCACAAGAGCAGATAAAAACCTTTCTATTTCTAAGACAGGATCTGATTATgaggccttaaactcacagatctgtctgcctcctgggattcaagcatgtgctgccatgcctggcattAAGCTTTGATTTCTTCAGCACAGACTTCCCCTCTCTGGGGGTGCCTGTAAAAAGCCCATGCCTGACTCACCGCCATGCTGTGAGAGAGCTGTTCCGCAGTCAGGCTGAGGCTGTAGTTCTGCGCCTCCAGCCGCCGGCACTGCGTCTGTAACACCTGCCGCTCCAGGTT
Coding sequences within it:
- the Gins2 gene encoding DNA replication complex GINS protein PSF2; its protein translation is MDAAEVEFLAEKELVTIIPNFSLDKIYLIGGDLGPFNPGLPVDVPLWLAINLKQRQKCRLLPPEWMDVEKLEQMRDEERKEETFTPVPSPHYMEITKLLLNHASDNIPKADTIRTLIKDLWDTRMAKLRVSADSFVRQQEAHAKLDNLTLMEINTSGAFLTQALNHMYKLRTNLQPSESTQSQDF